The DNA sequence CCTGGACGGTGCCGAACTGTTCTGTCGGCACATTGACCAGGCCCGTCAGCGCCTGTCAGACGACCCCTGAGTCAGCGGGTCGCCTGATCCGGATGTCGATTGCGGGTCACCGGGCGGGAGAGGGCGTCGATGGCGTTCAGGGTAAACGCCTGGAAGTCGTGGTAGTCGTTGGCGGAGAAGCGGCCGGCCTCGAGTCGGTAGTCAAACTGATGGGTCAGTGTATCAGCGTCGGCGAGGGACCGTGACCGAAAGTGACCAAAGCGGGACTGGTCGTGCTGGTCGGCCACTGGCTCCGGTGTCCGTTCGTCCTCCACCGGGTAGGTGATGCGGGAGGTCAGCCGCAGGGGGTAGGCGATCTCAAAGTCCGTCTGACGATCGTGCACGTAATGACTACTGAGGTAGTAGCGCTCCCAGTAGGCCGGATCGATGACCGCCGCCTGATCGCGTTGGCCCGCGCTCCGGCCGACCCGGTAGTTGAGCGTCAGAATCAGCTCCTTCTCGGTGTCGTCCAGGTTGTCCACGGACAGTGTTTCCACAATCACCGGCCGGCCATTCTCCCCGAGGAACCGCTGCACCCAATTGAGTCGCTCGCGGGGCTCAATATCTTTGAAATAGCCGCGCAGGCTGGAGGCAAAGTAGGCGCTCATGGTCAGGCTTTCCCGCACCAATGTTTCGCCATTGGGCAGGGCGCTCAGTGATCGGCGGATGTCGACTCGGCTGGGGCTGAGTGCGGGTACCTGAACCAGCGCAGGGCGCTCTCCCAGGGTCAGCGTCCAGGTGCTTCCCAGTCCGTCCGGTGCGACCCCGAGCAGATCGATGTTTTTGTTGGTGGCATCGATAAAGGTGCCGCCATTCCACTCCGGCAGATACACGACCATATGATCAAACTGATCGATGCTGGGCATATCGGGGTCCACCGGGCCGGACAGATTGGCCAGGGCCAGCTCGGCGGGAATCCCGGCTTCGCGCAGCAGGCGCCAGAGCAGTACCGAGTGGTCCTTGCAGTCGCCAAAGCGGTCCTGAAGAATCTGCTGCGGTGGGTTGGGGGTGTAGCCGCGCACCCCGAACTCGAGCGCTTTGTAGGTCAGGGTGCGTTGCACATATCCGGCAAGGGCGGCTATGCGTGCCCCGGTATTGTCCGGGGCGAGGCCGTCGGTGAGTGTGGCCACCAATGCATCCAGCTCCGGAGTGTCCGCGAGAATGACCTCGTTCACCCGCGTCCGGTAGTCTGATCCGGCTTCCCGCCACTGATTTTTACTGACCACAACCACACTGGCCATATAGTCTTCATCGTCCACTTGCATCGGCTCCCACAGCGCCGGGGTCGGGTTTTCCACGGTCCAGAGCAGAGAGTTCCGGCGCTTTTTGGGCTGGGGCGCGTTGGTCTGGTTGTACAGCAGGTCATCCAGTTCGCCCTCGATATAGAGCGCCGATAGCCCGATCGGACGCTGGCCGGACAAATATAGGCGCTCGAACGGGAATCGCTCGGCCGGGGAGCGCTGTTCCAGGGTGTATTCAAACTCGATCCGGTAACCCGGCGCCAATCCGGCCACCGGGGCGCGAACAACCTTGCCAAAGGTGGCCTGGTCGTAGTCCTCGGCATCGCCGATGTACAGGCTGCTCCGGTCCAGTGAAGACACTCGCTCGCCGTCTTCGTCAAACACCTCGAGGCGGTTTATATACAGGCGTTCGGAAAGCGGGTTGTAGCGGGCCAACAGCGTGCTGTGACGATTGACGCCGGCGGTATCGTGCACCTGGATATGACGCACCTCGGTGGTTTTGAGCGGTCTGGCCGGGTCGTAGTGATAGGCCGTGACCGTCAGGGGGTAATGAGAGTCATAGCCGTCTATATCACTCACCTCGTCCGGAGGCGTCAGGGCGGGCCAGGCCACCGGCTCAATGGGGGTGTTGATGGAGGCGGAATCGCCCTTGCCCAACTGGGCGTTGGTGAAGCGAAGGTATTCAGCGGTGGCCCGGTCACCGGGCTGCAGGACCAGTGCCTGCTCGAATGACGCCTTGGCCTCCCGGTAGCGCTCAAGATGGTATTGGGCATCGCCCCGATAATTGTACACGGTATTGGAACCCAGCCCCCGTTCAATCAGCCGGTCGCTGTAGGCGATGACCGCTTCGTAATCCCGCATGTCCCCGAGCACATCCATCCGGGTCAGGTGCAGGTTGGGGGAGTGAACCCCCCGGCGATCTGCCTCATCCAGGACCGTCAAGGCCTGCTGGTAGGCGGCTCGGGCCCGGGCGACTTCCGCTTGCGCCTGGACGGCGGCTGCACCGGGCTGGCGGGGGCTGTGCTGGTCCAACACGGCCTGGGCCTGA is a window from the Marinimicrobium koreense genome containing:
- a CDS encoding DUF3857 domain-containing protein; this translates as MPPRIPLYRIASLVLALTVLTPGAIAAKNRSSEAQPVTSGQPFGTYESPFGYQLDLTGSDWTYWPQVSEHVSHPDIGGERWQGAFVSVPACFTDWRPGKEAVRYALLRAIGHEYPTPGARNPQPRRIGQQEAASWERLLPREDELPLRFRYHLVNRGDCTHLFAVWTTLDDAALDTLSEEVIDAVSWSKPNAAADPVAQAWFYNAAGLYFHNAENHLDAVKGFALAARLDPQDKVYINNTASTYNLLNRYRDGLAFMQHPDIQAQSDAMIQGWLGWFEYHLQNYPAAIDHYQRGFALGSLSEDDLYAYVQSLLQQDRADQAQAVLDQHSPRQPGAAAVQAQAEVARARAAYQQALTVLDEADRRGVHSPNLHLTRMDVLGDMRDYEAVIAYSDRLIERGLGSNTVYNYRGDAQYHLERYREAKASFEQALVLQPGDRATAEYLRFTNAQLGKGDSASINTPIEPVAWPALTPPDEVSDIDGYDSHYPLTVTAYHYDPARPLKTTEVRHIQVHDTAGVNRHSTLLARYNPLSERLYINRLEVFDEDGERVSSLDRSSLYIGDAEDYDQATFGKVVRAPVAGLAPGYRIEFEYTLEQRSPAERFPFERLYLSGQRPIGLSALYIEGELDDLLYNQTNAPQPKKRRNSLLWTVENPTPALWEPMQVDDEDYMASVVVVSKNQWREAGSDYRTRVNEVILADTPELDALVATLTDGLAPDNTGARIAALAGYVQRTLTYKALEFGVRGYTPNPPQQILQDRFGDCKDHSVLLWRLLREAGIPAELALANLSGPVDPDMPSIDQFDHMVVYLPEWNGGTFIDATNKNIDLLGVAPDGLGSTWTLTLGERPALVQVPALSPSRVDIRRSLSALPNGETLVRESLTMSAYFASSLRGYFKDIEPRERLNWVQRFLGENGRPVIVETLSVDNLDDTEKELILTLNYRVGRSAGQRDQAAVIDPAYWERYYLSSHYVHDRQTDFEIAYPLRLTSRITYPVEDERTPEPVADQHDQSRFGHFRSRSLADADTLTHQFDYRLEAGRFSANDYHDFQAFTLNAIDALSRPVTRNRHPDQATR